The sequence gctgggatcacaggtgtgagccactgagcctggcctagaaaaaaaaaaaaaaaattaagagtctTAGTAGCTATAACCTGCTACACACACATCTGCAACTCGGCCGCCCAGCAACTGGGGCCAGAGCCACTGAGTCACAGTAATGCCAGGAACAAGGTAGCTGGGCTCTCCCAGGAGACAGGCAGGATGTATTTCCTCATCTTCCTTAGTGTCTCAACCCCTGGGTATGGCTGCCATTCTGAAGGATTgcattcttatcttttttttttcctttttttctcagttaTCCAGGCATCTGATGTTGGTAAGGAACTTTGTGAGTTTCTCCCAAGACTTTGGCATGGAGGTAGCATTaggggcagagagaggagaaggcgAAGTCATTCTTTGTCAGCTAACTCATGGGAAGGGAAAACAGACTTTCTTTCTCCACTTTTTGCTGGAGTCTCAAAGAAAAGTCAAGTGTGTACTGATATGGGATAAGGCCTGGGATCTCAGGAAGATTAACTGTTGGGTTAGATGATACATGCATCCTGGCCCACCTTCTCGCCCCAACCCTCAGGTTAGGGTTGGTGGATAGTTCTGTCACCGCATTCCTTGGTAAAGAAAAATGGGGCCAGGCTCAAACTGGGGGGTAGAGCATGGGTACCTAAAGGGGGCTGAGTGTAGGAGCCCTGCAGGGGGAATGCTGACTGGAGAGGAAGGTGCCCGATGGAGGGCTGTGTGTCCCATTATTGTCCCCATAGGGGACGTACACGAAGGCTTCAGGACACTAAAAGAAGAAGTTCAGAGAGAGACCCAACAAGTGGAGAAGCTGAGCCGAGTAGGGCAAAGCTCCCTGCTCAGCTCCCTCAGCAAACTTCTAGGGAAGAAAAAGGAGCTACAAGACCTTGAGCTCGCAGTGAGGACCTAGTGGaagtggggaagggtgggagaaggCATGTTTTGGTGAAGATTTGGTGGGGGCGGGTATTGCAGCAGGTAGGGAGATCTGACGGGGGCAGGAGGTGGGTGGCCAGGGGAGTCCACCTTAGATACCTTCCCCAAGGCTGGCCACGTGCCCCAAGGCTGCCAGGCCACTGCTCCTCCCTTTGTCCCCTGGAAAAGGGCAAACAGTGGGTTCCCCCAAGGCACATGCTCCCTCTGATGGCCAGAAGGGACTTCTGCTGGAGGGGCTGGAACCTTCTCTTTCCAGAGTCCAAAACTCAGGAAACAAGGAACCCAGGAGTCCAGTACTCTTCAGGACATGAGGCCtcgaaaaagaaatcaggaaatggAGAGAGTTTCCGCATGTCAAGGGGTTATTATGTGCTGGGCCCTGGGTTGGGCCCTTTCCTATGTTATCTTCAATAGTCGCCCACCTTCCCCCACAGCTTGAAGGGGCTCTAGACAAGGGACATGAAGTGACCCTGGAGGCACTCCCAAAAGATGTCCTGCTATCAAAGGAGGCCGTGGGCGCCATCCTCTATTTCGTTGGAGCCCTAACAGGTAAGTGGGGAATAAGGTCTTCATTTATAGACCTTTTCAGTAATAGGAATGAATCACTTGAATCAATTCccaaatggatgaataaatgaatgaatgacaaattATACCACAGTTAAGTAGTTTAtatctacatttttataaattggtttcatggctggctgcagtggctcatgcctgtaatcccagcactttgggaggccaaggtggatggatcacccgtgatcaagagttcgagatcagcctggccaacatggtgaaaccccgcctcttccaaaaatagaaaaattagccgggcgtggtggcaggtgcctgtaatcccagctactctgaaggctaaggcaggagaatcgcttgaacccaggagggggagggtgcagtgagccgagatcactccattgcactccagcctgggcaacagagcgagactccatcaaaaaaaaaaaaaattggtttcattcCTAAGGATTTGCTTGGTCACATTGGGTAGTCTGAGAAGACAGCCTAGTCTTGCTAATAGAGGTTGAATAACCCTAGTTTTATCagcaacatatttaaaatttctgcatATAGCTAAGCTCATCACTTCTATCCTGATACCTGTTAGCTTTAACTTCAGGGAGTAACATTTTCTTATCTTGCCCCTAAGAGCTCTTCTTCCCTCCACATTTTCTAGTTTTCCACTTAGAAAAACTCTGTGGTCCTTCAGGTGTAAGCCAAAACGTTTGTTCCCTTAGGAAGCCTGCCCTCCGACTCCAAGACCAAAGTGGACCCCTCAGCTATGGCTCCCTTAACACCTGCGTTGTAATTACATCCAATGAATGAAGGCTGAAATTCTGGAAGTGCGCTATTTGGAGGCTGTAGTCCCCTCTGCACCAGCAACACAcatctttctctgctttttttctccAGAGCTAAGTGAAGCCCAACAGAAGCTGCTGGTGAAATCCATGGAGAAAAAGATCCTACCCGTGCAGCTAAAGCTGGTGAGggaaaaacagcagatgctggggAGAGTCTGGGAGTAGCTGCAGCCAGTGGAGATGCAGATTTCGCCTAAGGATGGAGCCATTCTGGAGGATCCCTGTCTTATCCCAGGGGCTTATGCCcactcctcctttctctctctatttctcattttttgttatttcacAAGAGGTAGAAGACTGAATTTCTGGGCAATAATCTGGGTTTATTAGCCTGATCTTGGGAGAAGAGACAGAAACTGTGGCTTTGCTTATTCCTAGCCAAATATTgtaagcaaatttttttttttttttttttgagatagagtttcactctttttgcccaggctggagtgcaatggtgcgatcttggctcaccacaacctccgcctcccgggttcaagcgattctcctgcctcagcctcccgagtagctgggattacaggcgcccaccaccacaccctgctaattttgtatttttagtagagacagggtttcaccatgttggccaggctggtctcaaactcctgacctcaggtgatctgcccacctcagcctcccaaagtgctgggattacaggtgtgagccacctcgcctggcctgtgAGCAAATTTTTTACTGTGTCTGAGTCTGTCTCAATTtattcctctgtaaaatggggctaaaaaTCAATGTGCTGCCCACTGTATAGGGCTGTTCAAAGACCCAGATGGGGTTGTAATGTAAGGTAAAGTAAGGAATTCTAATAAGGGGAATGTAAccttcttgtgatttttgtgagttaggagaggagagaggtttccagttctttcttttcatgctgttttgattCCCTCCAGGTGGAGAGCACGATGGAACAGAACTTCCTGCTGGATAAAGAGGGTGTTTTCCCCCTGCAACCTGAGCTGCTCTCCTCCCTTGGGGACGAGGAGCTGACCCTCACGGAGGCTCTAGTCGGGCTGAGTGGCCTGGAAGTGCAGAGATCGGGCCCCCAATATATGTGGGACCCAGACACCCTCCCTCGCCTCTGTGCTCTTTATGCAGGCCTCTCTCTCCTTCAGCAGCTTACCAAGGCCTCCTAATTTGCCTTTTACGTCTGCTTCATGACTCCCTAATGCCTTCCCAACCTCGTGGTGCTGTGTCCTTACCACCTAAGGGCATTTCAGAGCCATCAGCTGAAGACATCTGAAATCTCAGCTGGTCACCCATGATAACCAACTTCCACCTGCCCAACCATATATCACCCCCTACCCCTCCAGCTCCGCAACCCACTAAGCCCATCTGCTGATgcttaaattttctttacttttcttttctttttttttttttttttgagatggaggctcactctgtcacccaggctggagtgcagtggcttgatcttggctcactgcaacctccgcctcccaggttcaagcaattctcctgcctcagcctctcgagcagctggaattacaggcacgtgccacgacacccagctaatttttgtatttttagtagagacggggtttcaccatgttgcccaggttggtctcgaactcctggcctcaagtgatctgcccgcctcggcctcccaaagtgctgggattacaggcgtgagccaccgtgcccggcctgtgctTAAATATTCTAGGAGTAGAAGCACTCAGACTTTTAAAACTATGAGCCGTTTcagcaaaactgagaaaaaaagaagattaatTAATTTCCTATCCTAATCCCTCCTACTTATACTTCCCCAAAAAACAAGCTTTACTGGAATTAATGGAAAATATTATGTCAATCTTAGGAATGATATGTCTTTTggtgtttttctttaaagaatttatcatacagaaattcttaatttgtgccagaaaaagaaattgttatcATACTGCATATAAATCATATGTACATGAATATGATGCTGTACTGTCCTCAGGCAAACTGGAAAATGCTCAGAGGGTATAGAATGTggaatccagatttttttttctgttcaattAGTTTTCTTTAATGGAATCTAGAGTCTCAAGTGAGAAGATATCAAAGCAGTTTGTCTTCAAAGAAGAGCATTTGGGAGTCCCCTAGCTCTGGGTTGAGGGAAAGACCGAGAGATATATAGTAGAAGCCCgaaacaaaaataagacagaTTTCAAATTTATTGAACAGAAAATGCAGATGGGCCTTTAAAAAAAAGGGGGACCCAAGAATAAGACTAacccaaaactttaaaaactaaattgtGATATTATTTCACCTTTCTCTGTTCTGCCCTGAAATTTAGGGTTCTTGTAGGAGGAAGTAGTGTGGGTAGGCTTGGCATATTACTACTAATATGGATATTACAATCTCATCAAACCGCTGGGTTTATATCATCCTCCTCTGCCTAAAAGCTGGGTTTGAACATCTTTCACCAACCTCTTTTAAAGCAGTATCAGGACCGGACaccgtagctcacgcctgtaatcccagcactttgggaggctaatgtgggcagatcgcttgaatccaggagttcaagaccagcctgggcaacagggcgaaaccctatctctacaaaatataccaaaaattagccaggcatggtggcatgtgtctgtggtcccagctactcgggaggctgaggttagaggatcacttgagcctgggaggctgaggctgcagttagccaagatagcaccactgcactccagcttgggtgatggagcgagatcctgtctcaaaaaataaaaataatttttaaaaaagtagttctATGAGTGcagtacatgtctgtaatcccagcactttgcaaggccgaggcaggaggatcacctgaggtcaggagttcaagaccagcctaatcaacatagtgaagccctgtctctactaaaaattaaaaaaaaaaaaattaaaaattagctggacatggtggctcgcacctgtagtcccagctactcaggagaaggaggcaggagaatcgcttgaaccccagagggggaggttgcagtgagccaagatcacgacactgtACTccctagcctggccaacagaacgagattccgtttaaaaaaaaaaaaaagttttatgagtGGAAGAATTTCTCTAAGGATTTTGGTCCGTGGAGTCAGACTCTCCCCCAGTGTCTTAGTCACCCCCTGCCCAGCCTGGTTCCCTCATCCACCAAGAATTCATGACCAACTGCCAGAAGCTTTGTGTTATGCCGCCAGCCTCCCTGATCCTGAGCACCTTCCAAagcctcactctattgctcatGGATATACTGGGTTGTTATCTGCTGACTTGGTTGTTTTCTCCTTGTGATGTAAACTTAATAGAGAGATGAGCTAACACCCTAACTATCTAGAAGAGTAACTCCTTTGATTGTTAAGGATGAACATAACTCATCTGTTTTCTTCCTTACCATTCTCGCCCACCTTCAGTTGCAGATATGGTGTTATGAAGAGGTTCTAATGAGTTTATTCCAATGATGATTCAAAAGTCCTGTTATCCACCCCCCAGCCCTGGAGGGTGAGAGGACAGTTGAGGAGGAACTGGTCAAGGCATGTTCCCTAAAACTAGAGCACATATCTTTCCAGTTAGCGAGTGGCTGTTTAACGCAAGGAACATCCTGCAATCCTATGAAAGAGGATGCAAAAGATATGCAGGATACCCTTTATATATGCAAAGGAGGAGGTCAAAACATATTTCCTGCCTTCTAGGTCCTTACAACAGGGCTAGATTGTCTTGTAGGGTCCGTGAAAGGTCTAAAACTCAGGACTTCCACTTATGGGAGAGAGAAAAGTTTCAAGGTAGGGAGAGAGTTTTTGTTGTGTGTTCTAAGAAATTGGGAGCTATATCCTTCACCTTGTTTCACCTTCCCTGCAGAACCAGTGGGGCAGTCCTTTGAAAAATAAGTGGGTAGGGTTTCTTGTCCAATTTGCTTCCCCTTAGGTACACCACTAAGTAAACCATCATTCTCTCCTTAGGCACACCATTATTCTGTTCCCCATTTCACAATGTCTGTCTGGATGTATAAAAGCCCTCTCAATGGGCTCCCTAAAGCGTCTGCCAGTAGGGGCTCCCACCCTCTTTCCTCAACACTCCCAATCCACCGCAGCCCAGAGCACAGTGTCTGCTTATCTAACCATCTGACTCCCCCGTATACTACATTCTTGAGCTGTTTTTCACCCCCCTATTTGCTAACCGTGGGCCGTACATAGGGTGGACCCCTATATTTTGTTAAACTGGAGTGATTCTACGCAAATGCACGCTCCTACCTATCGGCACTCCCAGCCTGCAGAAATTGTATGCCTTATGTTCAGCACTAAACTCAAATCTAACCAAGGAAGTCCGGATCCCATAGGGTTCTTCCTACTCTCCAGTTCGGTTTATTTTAAGGCCAACAGCCCTAGCTTCACGTCCCTCCTTCAcagccttctttccttccctcctgccgGATGCGCCCGGCAGCCGTTGAGCACAAGCCCAGCGGATCTGGAAGGAGACCCCGCCGCGACCGGGGAAAATTGAGCGAACTTGGGCGCAAAACCCGCCCGGCAACTCGTGACGTCATCTCGTCCCGCGCTCGGATAGGCTGTACCCACTCCACGCTGGTTGAGGCGCTCTTAAAGTCCTTTGTAACCCAGATTGGAGCCTGAGGGGACCTCTCGTGGACGCCCACAGAAATGCACTCGAGAGGAACATAAAAGCATCACACTTAAGCGCTCGAAAGAAAGCCCCACGAACCCATAAAGGCTCCTCCCCGCTCCTTCCTCGAAGCTCCTCCTTCATCCTGCACCTCGGCTGTGGATTTATTTCCCCTTTGTTGACTCGGCCATCGGCCTGCCGGGCCTGGCGTTTCCCAGAAGGCCCAGCGCCGGGAAGGGGTTTGCAGCTGCTCCGTCATCGTGCGGCCCGACGCTATCTCGCGCTCGTGTGCAGGCCCGGCTCGGCTCCTGGTCCCCGGTGCGAGGGTTAACGCGAGGCCCCGGCCTCGGTCCCCGGACTAGGCCGTGACCCCGGGTGCCATGAAGCAGGAGGGCTCGGCGCGGCGCCGCGGCGCGGACAAGGCGAAACCGCCGCCCGGCGGAGGAGAACAAGAACCCCCACCGCCGCCGGCCCCCCAGGATGTGGAGATGAAAGAGGAGGCAGCGACGGGTGGCGGGTCGACGGGGGAGGCAGACGGCAAGACGGCGGCGGCAGCGGCTGAGCACTCCCAGCGAGAGCTGGACACAGTCACCTTGGAGGGTACGGCAGCCCAGGCCGGGAACGTGCCGCGATCGCGGGTGACAGCGACCCCTGTGATTTGGCTTCTTGCTGGGAAGCCACAGCAGCCTCCACCACCCTCAGTTCTTTGGGATCACCCCCAGATACCTGCTCCCACTGCCCCGACACTCCCGACTCCAGGCCCAATGACTGAACCTTCTCTCCAGGCTGGGAACcactcccctcccatcccctccatCCCCATATCTGGGGTTGCATCTATATCTAGGTCCCAGTGGGCCTGGGGACTCCCTCTTTTAAGTCCTCCCCTCTGACCTATTCCGTTTATATCCCACCCGACTGATTTTAGCGCCTCCAATATATGACTGATTGTTCCCGCTGGAAACcagtgtttgtgtctgtgtgtaaacAGGGCCAGGATGACCTAGAATATTGACTCCTGAGTTTTAAAACTGTACAGCAGATTTTTGTTGTCCTAGCTGCCTTTAGCACACTCCCCCGAATGAACCATTTCGACCTAGTATCTTGTTTCCTACTTCTCTAACTGAAGTGTCCCAACAGTCCCCTTGCTGTCTCCTCCCTTCAGGTCCTTACTGCCCCTCTGTTTCTAAAGGGTTTAAGTACATACACACTTAAAACTTTTCGGGTGTcatctttgtttggttttgtaatACTCAACCTTTGGCCTAAACTCCTATATACCGGTGTCTCCTATTTCTTTTCTCCGAGGTTCCTGTTTCGAGTGTCTGTAGTCCTCTTGTTCCTCCAAGTTCATGTTTTACTTTTCCCACTTACAGCGTCCTGTTTCCATTTGAAGTGGGCAAAGTGAGAGCTTCCCACTGTGATCCTGGTGCCATTTTCCTGGTTCTGGATCAAGTGGGACCAGACTACTTACTAGGTTTTCTTTTCACTAAAATGCGTGAGAAACTAGCTCAAAAACATTGAGATAAGCAAAGTTATCCTCCTAGGTGGTGCTTTTGAGGATGTGATGGTGTTGACTACATCAGCTCTTACTGTAAAGTTGAGCAACAGGATCGATATTTAATAGAGATCCTTTTACCTAAAGTAGTGGCAGCAATGTCAAAGGTGCCACTCAGCATTGCCTACTGGGTGTGTTTATTACAGgcacttcattttcttcttgtaaaGTAATTCATATTCATTGCAGAAATTGTGGAATGTATGAGAAGTTAAAAGCAGGGGATAAAAAACATGGTTAacattttttcttgtgaatttttgAGCTGTTCTCCTATAATTGAGAGCAAGTTATGTATACAGTTTGTATCAAGGCataactaaatataaattttgaattttatgtgttttcattAACATTCGTAAACATAATCAGCATTCAATTTAttccagaaacatttattgaatacccaATATAATGGTTAAGAGTACAAGTTCTGGAATTAGTTCCCTCATCTGTATAAATACAAGTAATAGTACAGTACTTTATTGGGTTGTTGTGAACATTAAAATGCTTAAAACTGTGCCTAGCACATAAATATCAGCTGTTATTATTTATATCATTAGTGTGGCCCAGATACCCTGTGCTAATCGGTGAATATACAGAAGTGCCTAAGAAACTACTCATTGATTGCATTCCCTTATTGCTTTGCATTTAAACTGTTTCTAGTTTCTTGCTATCATAAATAGCTTTGAAGCAATCATCTTTGTGCCCAACTTAAAAAATctacttttctaattatttcttcagTACAGATTCCCACCAAAACCTATATGCCTGAGTTTAAAAGGCTGAACATTTTAAAGGTTTTTGATAGTTATTGTCCAGAAAAACTGTGCTGATTTACATTATACCAGGAGAAATGTAGTTTTCACTgtactctataatttttttttttttttgagacggagtctcgctctgttgcccaggctggagtgcaatggcgcgatctcggctcactgcaacctctgcctcccaagttcaagcgattctcctgcctcagcttcccgagtagctgggattacggtcacccaccaccacgcccggctaatttttttatttttagtagagactgggtttcaccatgttggccaggctggtctccaactgctacCCTtaatgatccgccctcctcagcctcccaaagtactgggattacaggcgtgagccactgtgccccacctataatttttttaatgttacaaatttggtagtttaaaaatgtttccatttgcAATTACTCAAATACTAATGGAATATAATTTTTGTCTGTTAGCTATTTTTCCTCTTTGTATGTTAGTTCgtctccatttttgttttgaaattgtggcaatatAATCATTATACCATTATATCTCTTAACCATTTATACAAGCtctttatagaataaaaatatgaatctttgatcacatttgttgaaaatatttttcttttgtatacaCAGTTATCTAAaagggtttttttaaatgaagtcaaGCCCATTAATCTTTTGTGCGTATGTGATTTCTCCCATTGTTCACATTTAGAAAGTCTTTTCCATTAAGATCTGATAAATCTGGACTCCAGGTTTCTGTAgttaattggtttttcttttcttcctctgtcatccTCTACCCCATCCTGCACCCCCACTGTATGTTTTTCTTGCCACTTGGTTATGTCTTAAAATCAGTGTGTGGAATCTGTAAATATTATGGACCCCATTAGGGCAGAAAAGGTGAGTGGTCGCATTTTGCCCCTCTGTGAGAGGCTCCTTAGAACTCCTTGCctggccggcacggtggc comes from Homo sapiens chromosome 17, GRCh38.p14 Primary Assembly and encodes:
- the GSDMA gene encoding gasdermin-A isoform X3 is translated as MQDQGENLYVVMEVVETVQEVTLERAGKAEACFSLPFFAPLGLQGSINHKEAVTIPKGCVLAFRVRQLMVKGKDEWDIPHICNDNMQTFPPGEKSGEEKVILIQASDVGDVHEGFRTLKEEVQRETQQVEKLSRVGQSSLLSSLSKLLGKKKELQDLELALEGALDKGHEVTLEALPKDVLLSKEAVGAILYFVGALTELSEAQQKLLVKSMEKKILPVQLKLVESTMEQNFLLDKEGVFPLQPELLSSLGDEELTLTEALVGLSGLEVQRSGPQYMWDPDTLPRLCALYAGLSLLQQLTKAS